The DNA window GGACGCCGACGCCCGCGATTTCCACGTGCCCGAATCGCTGACGATGCGGCTGCGGATCCTGGCGCTCGACCCGTTTGAGCCGACACAGATTCAGTACAAGTACGGCGGCTGGGGTTCGCCGGGCGAACGCATTTATGGCCATTTCTGGAAGCCCGATCCGCCTCCCGTCGCCCAGGCCAAACCGGCCGAAGTCGACCTGGACGACCTGCTCGACAGCCCCACTACCGCGAAGAAGCCGGCCGGCGACAAGCCACTGACCGACAGCCTGAAACGGCCCGAGATTGCGAACCCGCAGGGCCGCAAGTACGTCGAGAAGCCGCCCCTGTTCCAGCTGCGCGAATGGACGGAGCAGACGCCCCTTTCTAATTTTGTCACCGGCGGCGCCACGGCTCCGCGCTTTCTCCAGGTGTTCGGCGGCGACGGCGGAGAAATCGTCGGCCAGACCGATACGGGCGAACGGAACTTCGTCGGGGCCGCCCGGAACTTCCAGGTAGAATTCGAGTTCTACTACCAGGGGAAGCTGCTCAAACAGTTCGTGATTCACGCCCCCGATGCGCCGATCGCGCCGCTGGTCATCCCGTATCATGAGCTGACCGGAACCGTTGAACCGACCGACCCGGCGTTCCTGGATAACCTGGTTCCGCTGGAAACCTACGTCCGGCGCCGGGCCGACATGGCCGAGGCCCAGCCCTGGTCCGCCGGCCCCAAGCCGACTCTTTTCGCCATGGTCAGCAACCTGGGCGGCTATGCTCCGACGCATCGCCTGGGCTCCCGGCATGCCGACCCGGCGATCGTCACCCAGGAGGCCCGCATCTTGCGAGCGATGGGAATCAATGGTTTCCAGGGCGCCCCCGGCTTTTTCGTTCGCCAGGCGATGCGGCAGGAAGGGGCAGCCGCGCCGTTCCACCGGGCCGACGACGATCACGCCCCCGGCTACCCCGTGCCGCGCTGGACCAGCGCCGCATCACCGCCGAACTCCGGCTGTCCTTACGCCCCCGGAGTGGAAGCGGCCAAACAGGCGGCCGCGGTCGAAGCGGTCGCCGGCATGCGGGCGAAGAGCGGTTTTGACATGATCTACGACGTGACGGTCGACGAGATCGGCTCGGTTTACGACATGACGGAGGAAGGGAAAGCCCACATGGGGACCTGCCCGCATTGCCGCCGCGGTTTCCAGGAATACGTGCAAAGCATGGGCCTCACCGCCGCCGACTTCGGCGCCGCCGACATCTCCCAGGTAACCCCGCTGGTCGTTTCCCGCAAAGGGGCGGCGCCCCAGGGCGAGGTCAGCAAGGGCGATGCAATGCGGGCTTACTGGACGTTGCGTTTCAACTGCCACGCTTCGGCGCAGCTGTTCGCCCCCATGCGAGCCGCCGCCAGGGCGGAGAACGCCAACAAGCGGCAGGCGGTCGACCAGGGCGATACCACGAGCGCGACGGCCCGGCAGCCGTGGATGTATCCCGGCGCCATGCGGGGGAACACTTTTCTGATGGGCGGCCACAGCCTGGACTTTTTCAACTGGTACCGGACGGCCGACAACGCGTTTGTCTACGAAACTTCCAATCGCGACCCGCGGGTCTGGTCCTGGGACAGCTATCTGTGCGATGTCGGTCGGACAGTCATCGCCCAGCCGGACATGGGGCAGGAACTGTTCGCGGTCTACGTCAAACCGCATCGCGGTGCTCCCATGCAGCGGGCTTTGTCCGCCGTCAGTCGCGGCGCCCGGTACATCAACTGGTATACCTACGGGCCATCGTACGCCAAAGGCGATATGTGGGGGCATCGGCCCGAGATCATGGCGCAGGTCGCCCAGACGAATCGGCTGATCGCCGCGGCGGAAGAGGTGCTGTATGACAGCAAATGGTCACAGCCGGCCCGGATCGCGGTAGTCAAGCCGCGGGCTTCGGAACTGTGGATGACGCTCTCGGGCGGCGCCCCCGTCTGGACGGCCTCGTGGGAGAATGCCAAATGGGTGTACGCAGCCCTGACGCATGCCCATCTGCCGGTGGATCCGATCGACCAGGTGATGATCCGCGACCAGGACCTGTCACAGTATCGCGTGATCTATCTTAATGGACCGGCCCTGGAACGAGCGGCGGCCCAGAAGCTGGCCGACTGGGTCGCCGGGGGCGGCGTGCTGGTGACGATGGGCTATGGCCTGTCGCGCGACGAATACAACCAGCCGCTGGAATTCCTGCAGCCGGTGCTGGGACTCAGCAAGCGGACCGAACCGGAAATGTGGCATTCCACGCGAACGTACGGCGCGACCAGCCTGCAGACGTATGACGACGCCAGTCGTCTGGGCGAACGTCCCACGCCGGCGACCGCCAGCGTAAAGAGCGCCGGGACCGACGGGGCTGAAGCTACCGGCTTTGAACTAACGGTCGGCCGCGAGGTGCTGCATCCGGCCGCGGGGACGGAAGTGCTGTCGCGCTACGGCGACGGCGGGGTGGCGGCGACCCGTCATCCGCACGGGCAAGGCGAAGTGATCGTCCTCGGATACTTCGCCGGCCTGGAGTACGCGGTCCCGCTGATGCACGACCGCTTCGACATGCAGCGTGACTTCGACCCGCTCCGCCGCCGGGCAGTGGTGGCTCCGGCCGTCGCCCGGGCGCAGCCGGTGGTTGATGCGAGCGAACCGACAATCGAAGGGGTGCTGCTGAAAAACACGACGACCGGCAAGCAGGCGATCACGCTGATGAACTGGGCGTACGGCGTCACCGCGGTGCGCGTGATCCAGTCCGAACAATCCCGCCAGGAGCGGCCGGTCGTGAGTCACCTGCCGGCCCGGAATGTGAAAGTG is part of the Lignipirellula cremea genome and encodes:
- a CDS encoding type 1 glutamine amidotransferase family protein, which produces METQLPYPPARPRSLFMRLNASRRLVRGLLSLAIGCLAMFVCPAFCSQAWCQETVADEETSQIDLLIEDADARDFHVPESLTMRLRILALDPFEPTQIQYKYGGWGSPGERIYGHFWKPDPPPVAQAKPAEVDLDDLLDSPTTAKKPAGDKPLTDSLKRPEIANPQGRKYVEKPPLFQLREWTEQTPLSNFVTGGATAPRFLQVFGGDGGEIVGQTDTGERNFVGAARNFQVEFEFYYQGKLLKQFVIHAPDAPIAPLVIPYHELTGTVEPTDPAFLDNLVPLETYVRRRADMAEAQPWSAGPKPTLFAMVSNLGGYAPTHRLGSRHADPAIVTQEARILRAMGINGFQGAPGFFVRQAMRQEGAAAPFHRADDDHAPGYPVPRWTSAASPPNSGCPYAPGVEAAKQAAAVEAVAGMRAKSGFDMIYDVTVDEIGSVYDMTEEGKAHMGTCPHCRRGFQEYVQSMGLTAADFGAADISQVTPLVVSRKGAAPQGEVSKGDAMRAYWTLRFNCHASAQLFAPMRAAARAENANKRQAVDQGDTTSATARQPWMYPGAMRGNTFLMGGHSLDFFNWYRTADNAFVYETSNRDPRVWSWDSYLCDVGRTVIAQPDMGQELFAVYVKPHRGAPMQRALSAVSRGARYINWYTYGPSYAKGDMWGHRPEIMAQVAQTNRLIAAAEEVLYDSKWSQPARIAVVKPRASELWMTLSGGAPVWTASWENAKWVYAALTHAHLPVDPIDQVMIRDQDLSQYRVIYLNGPALERAAAQKLADWVAGGGVLVTMGYGLSRDEYNQPLEFLQPVLGLSKRTEPEMWHSTRTYGATSLQTYDDASRLGERPTPATASVKSAGTDGAEATGFELTVGREVLHPAAGTEVLSRYGDGGVAATRHPHGQGEVIVLGYFAGLEYAVPLMHDRFDMQRDFDPLRRRAVVAPAVARAQPVVDASEPTIEGVLLKNTTTGKQAITLMNWAYGVTAVRVIQSEQSRQERPVVSHLPARNVKVVVRGAGAVQRVRSLALEQTFAVEPGSDGESFQFTLHELREGDILLLE